In the genome of Cryptococcus neoformans var. neoformans B-3501A chromosome 5, whole genome shotgun sequence, the window GTTTGTCTAGTGCTGAAGGTATCGACTCAACAGGTTGGGCAAGCACGACGACAGGGACGAATACGAGCAAGCAGGTGGTTAGCGAACAGCAGAACAGCAGAGCCGGGAGAAGAACAGCGGTTGGTGTGCCACTGTTCATGGGTTTGATGTTTGTGCGCGAACTTGCTTTATTATCACAGCTGTAATTTTGTTAGACTCAGTACCCTTTTGTATGTATACCCGTTCCGTTTCCACATCAGATCACCGCAAATGCGATAATATACTGCATCTatcaatcatcttccttctgacACACTCTCTTGTGATGCTCCTGTGTTCGCCAACGGGCTGCCGTCTTCCAAACGcagcctctcttcctcgacTCCCAAACGCGACAGTTCTGCCTGGCCTTCCATCTCGCGTCTGATTTCGTGGAGAGACTCAAATAGTTGTGCTCGGAGGGAAGCACCATATGGTGTGAGGTCTTTTGACCGTCGTGAAAGCTACTCTATTCCGTTAACAACTTCCACAGCCCATGGAGGTGCTACCCACCAATAATCCCTCGATACCACCGGCCTTTTCAACATCTCTTATCTTTCTCACTTGCATTAAGATGCCCTCGAGTTTTGGCAATGACTGCTCCTTGGTCCTATCGATTGGCACTGGTCCGCCCAAGACGGTGACCGGCCAGTCAACACGAGTCAAGTTGGGTTGGAAAGTTCGTTTTGTCTTCTGAAGTGACTTGGGCTTGTTGTTACCAGAACGAGTGATGGGAATGGGGATGATAGGGAGATTCGTTAGGCGCTTTCCGATAGTACGAGCTCTGGACATTTCGAAGgtatatatgtatggataGGACTTGACCAGGCTCGCTCTTGGACAACTTGGCCATTCCGAAATCTCGCGGAGACTTCGACGTGGAAAAAACGCCACACCCAAAGCAACTGAAGCATTCCACAAAACACCGACAATTGCTTCCGTCGACATTCGCCCTCACCAAAGAAACCGACAAAATTATTGgtccattcttctttatccCGCAAGACCCATCCGGCCTGTTaaagaacaacaaaaatGTCCAAGCTCCAGGCATCAAGCGTGCGAGGGTCTATCAGGACCGTCCTCGACCAGTCCTCCCTCGAGACCCACAAGGAGGCTGGTGGTAAGAAGAGGAACTTCGTTGAGACCATCGAGCTCCAGATTGGTCTCAAGAACTACGACCCCCAGAGGGACAAGCGTTTCGTCAGTGTTTTCTCCGGACTACCTTCTGCAGAAAGCTAACACTGTCTGTAGTCCGGTACCGTCAAGCTCCCTCACGTTCCCAGGCCTAGGATGTCTCTCTGTATCCTTGCCGACGCCATGGACGTTGACCGGTTGGTTTAAATGCTTGAAGTTATCGAAGAATCAAAATTGACGTCCTACACAGTGCCAAGCAGCTCGACGAGGAGCTCCCCTTCATGACCGTTGAggacttgaagaagctcaacaagaacaagaagctCGTCAAGAAGCTCGCTCAGAAGTACGACGCTTTCCTTGCCTCTGAGGCTCTCATCAAGCAGATTCCCCGTCTGCTCGGTCCCGGTCTCTCCAAGGCGGGCAAGTTCCCCACTCCCGTCTCTCACTCTGAGGATCTCGCCCGAAAGATCAACGACGTCCGATCTACCATCAAGTTCCAGCTCAAGAAGGTTCTCTGTCTTGGTGTTGCCATCGGTCACGTCGACATGACCGAGGACCAGGTTATGCAGAACGTCATGCTTGCCATCAACTTCTTGATCTCtctcttgaagaagcaggtACGCGTATCTTTATTTTCTCAAGTGAAGAACGTCTCTGACATATCCAACAGTGGCAGAACATCCAGTCTCTTACCATCAAGTCCACCATGGGCAAGCCCCAGCGACTCTTCTAAGCAGGTCGTCGTATAATTCCTC includes:
- a CDS encoding hypothetical protein (Match to ESTs gb|CF192275.1|CF192275, gb|CF187376.1|CF187376), which gives rise to MSTEAIVGVLWNASVALGVAFFPRRSLREISEWPSCPRASLVKSYPYIYTFEMSRARTIGKRLTNLPIIPIPITRSGNNKPKSLQKTKRTFQPNLTRVDWPVTVLGGPVPIDRTKEQSLPKLEGILMQVRKIRDVEKAGGIEGLLLSRRSKDLTPYGASLRAQLFESLHEIRREMEGQAELSRLGVEEERLRLEDGSPLANTGASQESVSEGR
- a CDS encoding 60S ribosomal protein L1 (Match to ESTs gb|CF194116.1|CF194116, gb|CF193659.1|CF193659, gb|CF193417.1|CF193417; HMMPfam hit to Ribosomal_L1, Ribosomal protein L1p/L10e family, score: 202.4, E(): 8.8e-58), giving the protein MSKLQASSVRGSIRTVLDQSSLETHKEAGGKKRNFVETIELQIGLKNYDPQRDKRFSGTVKLPHVPRPRMSLCILADAMDVDRAKQLDEELPFMTVEDLKKLNKNKKLVKKLAQKYDAFLASEALIKQIPRLLGPGLSKAGKFPTPVSHSEDLARKINDVRSTIKFQLKKVLCLGVAIGHVDMTEDQVMQNVMLAINFLISLLKKQWQNIQSLTIKSTMGKPQRLF